In Thermosphaera sp., a genomic segment contains:
- a CDS encoding DUF973 family protein, with translation MEVPTSQNPLEAFKRMREGVRQIILGWVVLGISLLVFLIAVVGAGYGGVNGGGILAGLILMIVLMIVGGLISLIGLYGKFIPGAGELARIDQRYSTGVSFMRIGLVWGLILLILGAILTLLVIGILLVLAGYILLIIGYIGLVILSFNLNSLEGNSNFMIAGIFYIIGILIPIFTIIAWLLLYAGLGDCVKKYSQAPPSPASPLPLPPV, from the coding sequence GTGGAGGTTCCCACGTCCCAAAATCCTTTGGAAGCTTTCAAAAGGATGAGGGAAGGAGTAAGGCAAATAATACTTGGATGGGTGGTATTGGGCATCTCCCTGTTAGTATTCTTGATCGCAGTCGTTGGAGCTGGATACGGGGGAGTTAACGGGGGTGGAATTCTAGCTGGGCTCATATTAATGATTGTATTAATGATAGTTGGAGGATTAATCAGCTTGATCGGGCTCTATGGGAAGTTTATTCCCGGAGCGGGCGAGCTAGCGAGAATTGACCAGAGATATTCAACTGGTGTCTCCTTCATGAGAATCGGACTAGTATGGGGTCTCATTCTACTGATATTGGGGGCCATACTGACCCTGCTCGTAATTGGCATTCTCCTAGTACTCGCAGGATACATATTGTTGATCATAGGTTACATTGGACTAGTTATCTTATCCTTTAATCTAAATAGTCTTGAGGGGAATTCCAACTTCATGATCGCAGGCATATTTTATATTATAGGAATATTGATTCCAATCTTCACTATCATAGCATGGCTCCTCCTATATGCTGGATTAGGGGATTGTGTGAAGAAATACTCGCAGGCCCCGCCGTCACCCGCATCCCCTCTGCCTCTACCTCCTGTGTAA
- a CDS encoding BMP family ABC transporter substrate-binding protein: MKAIARTTLLLILVIVAVVAGGIYYYYTTQVGPELKIGIVYDIGGRGDLSFNDMAYLGGNRAAKDFGLKLVEVQSKSESDYLPNLRNLAKTGEYVVIVAVGFLMADAVSQVASEYPDQLFAIIDAVVDKPNVLSVVFKEHEGSALVGALAAMVAHYHNYSAVGVVLGMEIPVLYKFEAGYYWGIRYGETRFAERTGTDITPLRILWTYTGRFDDPAGGKTATQAQLAQGAGLVYNVAGATGLGIFEAVEEYCVARGATQGPPFGIGVDADQDWIKPGFIIASMMKRVDVGVYTAVKRALDYREGKIQTYGGILELGLAEGGVGISSIEDLDTFLSIAEQAGRTVNKTDIVNKVQAMRDSIPSWIWEEVANLATQLKTNKDIEVRGVKFSDIEKAIPLDSTEIQQFRQALGA, encoded by the coding sequence TTGAAGGCGATTGCGCGAACAACCCTTCTATTGATCCTCGTAATTGTAGCAGTAGTAGCAGGGGGAATATACTACTATTATACGACTCAGGTGGGTCCAGAGTTAAAGATCGGGATAGTATACGATATTGGTGGAAGGGGAGACCTCAGCTTCAACGATATGGCGTACCTAGGCGGCAATAGGGCAGCGAAAGACTTCGGGTTGAAGCTTGTTGAGGTTCAGAGTAAGAGTGAGTCTGACTACTTGCCGAACCTCAGAAACCTAGCTAAGACCGGCGAGTACGTCGTGATCGTTGCAGTTGGATTTCTAATGGCTGATGCTGTAAGTCAGGTTGCAAGCGAGTATCCAGACCAGTTGTTTGCAATTATAGACGCCGTCGTAGACAAGCCCAATGTGCTGAGCGTGGTCTTCAAGGAGCACGAGGGAAGCGCTCTCGTTGGAGCGTTGGCAGCGATGGTTGCCCACTATCATAATTATTCAGCAGTGGGAGTAGTGTTAGGAATGGAAATACCGGTGCTATACAAGTTCGAAGCCGGATACTACTGGGGTATTCGTTACGGTGAGACGCGGTTTGCAGAGAGAACAGGGACTGATATTACCCCGCTGAGAATCCTCTGGACATACACGGGTCGCTTCGACGACCCCGCTGGAGGAAAGACGGCGACTCAAGCACAGCTTGCACAGGGTGCTGGCCTAGTCTACAATGTAGCGGGTGCTACTGGATTAGGTATCTTTGAAGCCGTTGAAGAATATTGTGTAGCGCGTGGAGCTACGCAAGGACCCCCGTTTGGAATTGGAGTAGATGCTGATCAAGACTGGATTAAACCAGGCTTCATAATAGCAAGCATGATGAAAAGAGTAGACGTTGGCGTTTACACAGCCGTCAAGAGAGCACTTGACTACAGAGAGGGAAAGATCCAAACATACGGTGGCATCCTTGAGCTCGGCTTAGCCGAGGGGGGCGTAGGAATAAGTAGCATCGAAGACCTTGATACATTCTTAAGCATAGCTGAGCAAGCTGGAAGAACCGTTAACAAGACAGACATAGTTAACAAGGTTCAGGCGATGCGAGACTCAATACCCTCTTGGATCTGGGAGGAAGTCGCAAACTTGGCAACCCAGTTGAAAACCAACAAGGATATAGAAGTGAGGGGGGTTAAGTTCTCAGACATAGAGAAGGCAATACCCTTAGACTCCACCGAGATTCAACAATTTAGACAAGCCCTCGGAGCCTAA
- a CDS encoding carbohydrate kinase family protein → MKVAVLGHALVDYVYLVESISTIDDEYRIIRDVRYPGGSALNTAVGLINLGSEPLLIANIGSDDRGLFLLTFLREKGISLSGVRTVKGESGYCIVIRDVMGNVLLYSKLNVAEPLVIDDQVASLLVGVDHIHVTSLSIASLRNALRVVENMGLRVTMSWDIGRVTAKEGWEAVNQYLRFFDIVFVSQRELEHVSKNIGITDFLKIMRNHFRGVLIVKKGRRGITVYSREGRIIEAYFSQPVVVIDSLGAGDAFASCYLHHRLKGLDEEEVIRKSVIFSTLKVGYEGGSTMPLLDEFEKEFKSLSGKVVVKNFMVD, encoded by the coding sequence ATGAAAGTTGCTGTATTGGGTCATGCACTTGTCGACTATGTTTACCTAGTGGAGAGCATATCCACCATTGATGATGAATACAGAATAATTAGGGATGTAAGGTATCCCGGGGGTTCAGCTTTAAACACGGCTGTGGGCCTTATAAACCTGGGCTCGGAACCTTTGTTGATTGCAAACATAGGAAGCGATGATCGGGGATTGTTCCTCTTAACCTTTCTCAGAGAAAAGGGAATCTCTCTCAGTGGTGTGAGAACGGTAAAGGGAGAAAGCGGCTACTGCATAGTGATAAGAGACGTGATGGGAAACGTTTTACTTTATAGTAAGCTGAATGTCGCGGAGCCTTTGGTTATTGATGATCAAGTAGCATCATTACTGGTTGGCGTTGATCACATTCACGTAACATCTCTTTCAATAGCAAGCCTCAGGAACGCGCTGAGGGTAGTAGAAAATATGGGATTAAGGGTCACCATGTCATGGGATATTGGACGCGTGACGGCGAAAGAGGGCTGGGAGGCCGTTAATCAATATCTTCGATTCTTCGACATAGTCTTTGTGAGTCAGAGGGAACTTGAACATGTTTCTAAAAATATTGGCATAACCGATTTCCTCAAGATTATGAGGAACCATTTTAGGGGTGTTCTCATCGTCAAGAAAGGAAGGAGGGGAATAACGGTTTATTCGAGAGAAGGAAGGATTATCGAAGCCTATTTTTCCCAACCCGTGGTTGTTATAGACTCGTTGGGGGCCGGCGATGCATTTGCATCATGCTATCTTCACCACCGTCTCAAAGGTCTTGATGAAGAAGAAGTAATCAGGAAATCTGTAATTTTCTCGACGTTAAAGGTGGGTTACGAGGGAGGTAGCACGATGCCATTACTTGACGAGTTCGAAAAAGAGTTTAAAAGCCTAAGCGGAAAGGTTGTGGTTAAAAACTTCATGGTTGATTGA
- a CDS encoding ABC transporter ATP-binding protein: MKIAVKVSGLTKRFGEKITVNNVSFDVKFGEVYGLLGPNGAGKSTLLSIIIGVLEADEGVVEILGGEAKNPEIRSRINYCPQEPALYDSLTGIENLMFYSGLYGITGRRAVERARYLIKRVGLEEYANKPVKTYSGGMKKRLNLAAALVNDPSILILDEPTTGMDPQVRREVWQLLNEIKASDRAIIFSTHYMDEAEILSDRVAIMNSGRIIAEGRAEDLKKRYAPKPVISIELFNPSDQDKARSVLDKYLEPRDIVVVDSSIRVYHEDPDILLPQISLDFFKNGIRIVSVKINKPTLEDVFLKLTGRRIDGNEDQRD, encoded by the coding sequence ATGAAGATAGCTGTTAAGGTAAGCGGATTAACGAAAAGATTCGGCGAAAAAATTACAGTTAATAATGTCAGTTTCGACGTAAAATTCGGCGAGGTTTACGGCCTTCTAGGACCAAATGGTGCCGGGAAGTCAACCCTTCTTTCAATCATAATTGGTGTGTTAGAGGCTGATGAGGGGGTCGTTGAAATACTCGGTGGTGAGGCGAAAAACCCGGAAATTAGGTCTAGGATTAATTACTGTCCACAGGAACCCGCTCTTTACGATTCTCTAACTGGCATAGAGAATCTTATGTTTTACTCTGGACTGTATGGAATAACTGGGAGGAGGGCGGTTGAGAGAGCTAGGTATTTAATAAAGAGGGTTGGGCTGGAAGAGTACGCGAACAAGCCGGTAAAAACTTATTCTGGTGGGATGAAGAAAAGGCTGAATCTCGCTGCCGCGTTAGTAAATGATCCAAGTATCCTTATTTTGGATGAACCTACAACAGGAATGGATCCGCAGGTGAGGAGAGAGGTTTGGCAACTACTAAATGAAATCAAGGCCTCAGATAGGGCGATAATATTTTCGACGCATTATATGGATGAGGCAGAGATTTTATCCGATAGAGTAGCAATTATGAATTCCGGCAGAATAATCGCTGAGGGCCGGGCTGAGGACTTAAAGAAGCGTTATGCTCCTAAGCCCGTGATAAGCATTGAGCTTTTCAACCCGAGCGACCAGGATAAGGCAAGAAGTGTGCTGGATAAGTATCTCGAACCGAGAGACATCGTAGTAGTTGACTCCTCTATAAGAGTGTACCATGAGGATCCAGATATCCTCCTACCCCAGATATCTCTAGACTTCTTCAAGAATGGAATCAGAATAGTCTCCGTTAAAATCAATAAGCCAACACTCGAAGATGTTTTCTTAAAGTTAACTGGTAGGAGGATTGATGGAAATGAAGACCAGCGTGATTAA
- a CDS encoding DUF47 family protein, with amino-acid sequence MSTWFWTSKQIEKKLIEDYLAHVQKVLQTAQSLEDSVASIKSLDIDAFRRNYYKISSLEREADVLKRTLMKEISQILIHPVDREYLMSLILQIDQIAGYCKAVGKRILILMEASEEIDEYMLTYISTVASKIRHIMELIVSALQSLGRSFQETLEYANEIEKLEEDVDDLKLDAYRVILKKCNSKSIEWCILSKEIIDTLEEATDRGERVADIFRMIAVSLS; translated from the coding sequence ATGAGCACTTGGTTTTGGACCTCTAAACAGATAGAGAAAAAGTTGATAGAAGACTACTTAGCACATGTTCAGAAGGTACTGCAGACTGCGCAATCCCTTGAAGACTCCGTAGCTAGTATTAAGAGCCTCGACATTGACGCATTTCGTAGAAATTACTATAAAATATCTTCTCTAGAAAGAGAAGCAGATGTTTTGAAAAGGACGTTGATGAAGGAAATAAGCCAGATTTTAATCCATCCGGTTGATAGAGAGTATTTAATGAGTCTTATACTCCAGATTGATCAAATCGCAGGGTACTGCAAAGCCGTAGGTAAAAGAATTCTTATTTTAATGGAGGCCTCGGAGGAAATCGATGAATACATGTTGACCTACATATCCACAGTGGCTTCAAAAATACGGCATATAATGGAACTCATCGTCTCCGCCCTCCAAAGCCTCGGAAGGAGTTTTCAAGAAACACTAGAATACGCCAACGAGATTGAGAAGCTGGAAGAGGATGTCGATGACTTGAAGCTCGATGCTTATAGAGTCATACTCAAGAAATGCAATTCTAAATCAATAGAATGGTGCATTCTCTCCAAGGAAATCATTGATACATTAGAGGAGGCTACTGATAGAGGGGAGAGAGTAGCTGACATCTTTAGAATGATAGCGGTCTCATTGAGTTAA
- a CDS encoding BtpA/SgcQ family protein: protein MHLPRLPYTTVKTQVDVSWMAELASSEARALERIGFEGVLVENFGDKPYLKRVLDPLALSAMTVIVKRVVDSVKIPVGLNILRNSGREAYSIALTTGAKFIRVNALSETIISDSGVIEPEAPFMRDVRLNYPGVMIFADVLVKHAGSLTILSLRAKETIRSRSLTTALKDILEDTVERGGADSVIVTGERTGKPPSVEVLKIIKKYSPAPVYVGSGASTHNIKSLMENADGVIVGSFIKKNGIAGNPLDEKRAEDFIRALREVLK, encoded by the coding sequence ATCCACTTACCAAGGCTTCCTTATACCACGGTTAAAACCCAGGTCGATGTTTCATGGATGGCCGAATTAGCGTCTTCTGAGGCCAGGGCCCTTGAAAGAATCGGTTTTGAAGGAGTTCTAGTTGAGAATTTCGGGGATAAGCCTTACTTAAAGCGGGTTTTAGATCCGCTTGCTCTTTCCGCTATGACTGTCATCGTGAAAAGAGTTGTGGACTCTGTGAAGATCCCCGTAGGATTGAACATACTGAGGAATTCCGGGAGGGAGGCGTACTCGATTGCGTTGACCACTGGTGCCAAGTTTATAAGGGTGAACGCGCTCTCCGAGACAATAATCTCTGACTCCGGCGTGATAGAGCCTGAGGCACCGTTCATGAGGGATGTTCGATTAAACTACCCAGGCGTAATGATATTTGCTGATGTTCTCGTCAAACATGCTGGAAGTTTAACGATTTTGTCATTGAGGGCCAAAGAAACCATTAGGAGTCGTTCTCTCACTACTGCGTTAAAGGATATACTCGAGGATACCGTAGAGAGAGGAGGGGCAGACTCGGTCATAGTTACTGGAGAGAGGACTGGGAAACCTCCTAGCGTTGAAGTCCTTAAGATAATTAAGAAGTATTCTCCGGCTCCTGTATATGTGGGGAGTGGTGCATCAACGCACAATATAAAGTCTCTGATGGAAAATGCTGACGGAGTCATTGTAGGATCATTTATCAAAAAGAATGGCATTGCGGGAAACCCGTTGGATGAGAAGAGAGCTGAGGACTTCATAAGAGCTTTGAGAGAGGTCTTGAAATGA
- a CDS encoding ABC transporter ATP-binding protein, with protein sequence MSSQEYIVEMIDIWKTYPDGVRALEGVSIKLRPGEIHGLLGENGAGKTTLMRILSGLIKPSHGAIIVRGKRVSFKNSAEALSVGIGMVHQHPALVPVFTVRENIFLGLKSKMIDEERLEEVMKNSGLTVPLDVKVENLSLGLRQKVEIVKMLYRGVDVLILDEPTTNMTPLETEELFKSLIKLKQIGKTIVFISHKLKEVLSITDRVTVLRRGKVAGEVETKTTTPEELARLMVGREIFLKIEKSKRERGEPLLQVEDLWVLSDLGLEAVKGVNFTVHEGEVFGIAGVEGNGQVELVEALTGLRKPLKGRIVFKGVELLAPDPLELYNMGLAHIPEDRQKMGLILDMNLWENSILGLHKRRDYNRAFNIFNYPRIFAYVGKIISEFEIVAPSIYTPVRSLSGGNQQKLVLARELSKTPTLIVANQPTRGLDVAATEYIRKLLLQLRDEGKAILLVSSDLDEVLDLSDRIAVMYKGELMGIVRPEEVSLKELGLMMGGYRLSEVRGDGN encoded by the coding sequence ATGTCAAGCCAAGAATATATTGTTGAAATGATAGATATTTGGAAGACTTATCCAGACGGCGTGAGGGCTTTAGAAGGAGTAAGCATAAAGCTTAGACCTGGCGAGATCCATGGGCTTTTAGGAGAGAATGGTGCGGGAAAAACTACGTTAATGAGAATCTTATCGGGACTCATAAAGCCGTCTCATGGAGCCATAATAGTGAGAGGCAAGAGAGTTTCGTTTAAAAATTCCGCAGAAGCTTTATCCGTTGGTATTGGAATGGTTCACCAGCATCCAGCGCTAGTCCCGGTCTTCACGGTTAGAGAAAACATATTCCTAGGCTTGAAATCCAAAATGATCGATGAGGAAAGACTTGAAGAGGTCATGAAAAACTCCGGTCTCACAGTACCCCTTGATGTGAAAGTTGAAAACTTGTCACTGGGATTAAGACAGAAGGTTGAAATAGTGAAGATGTTATATCGTGGAGTCGATGTTTTAATTCTAGATGAACCAACTACGAATATGACTCCCTTGGAAACTGAGGAACTGTTTAAAAGTTTGATTAAACTAAAGCAAATCGGTAAGACCATCGTTTTTATTTCACACAAGCTCAAAGAAGTATTGAGTATAACGGACAGAGTAACTGTCTTGAGAAGAGGAAAGGTAGCTGGCGAGGTTGAGACAAAGACTACTACCCCCGAAGAACTTGCTCGTTTAATGGTTGGACGTGAAATTTTCCTCAAAATTGAAAAAAGTAAGCGAGAGCGGGGAGAGCCTCTACTGCAAGTTGAAGACTTATGGGTCTTAAGCGATCTTGGGCTTGAGGCCGTAAAGGGAGTTAACTTCACAGTCCACGAAGGTGAGGTTTTTGGAATAGCCGGAGTAGAAGGTAATGGTCAGGTAGAATTGGTTGAAGCATTAACCGGTTTGAGGAAGCCTTTGAAAGGAAGGATCGTTTTCAAGGGGGTAGAATTGCTAGCTCCCGACCCGCTGGAGTTGTACAACATGGGACTTGCTCACATACCTGAGGACCGTCAGAAGATGGGTTTGATACTCGACATGAACTTATGGGAAAATAGTATTCTCGGATTGCACAAGAGGAGAGATTACAATAGAGCTTTCAACATCTTCAATTATCCCAGAATATTCGCTTACGTAGGTAAGATCATAAGCGAGTTTGAAATAGTTGCTCCAAGCATTTATACCCCTGTTCGTAGTCTGAGTGGGGGAAATCAACAGAAACTCGTTTTAGCTCGCGAGCTCTCGAAAACGCCGACTCTGATAGTAGCCAATCAGCCTACACGAGGATTAGACGTTGCAGCTACCGAATATATTCGCAAATTACTTTTGCAACTTCGAGACGAGGGCAAAGCCATCCTTCTAGTTTCAAGTGATCTCGACGAGGTCCTAGATCTGAGCGACAGGATTGCTGTCATGTATAAGGGAGAACTCATGGGTATAGTTAGGCCTGAGGAGGTTTCCCTAAAGGAGCTTGGCTTAATGATGGGAGGATACAGGTTGAGCGAGGTGCGAGGCGATGGGAATTAA
- a CDS encoding inorganic phosphate transporter, with the protein MLIIGYILAAFIAFNIGGNDAANPVDTAVGSGVLSLKEALLLFSIGVFIGSVLQGHSVIKTIGRGIIPSMTAIAAISAVIAGGAWILLATIKGMPVSTTQSITGGVIGVGLGMVLRNEIPFSQLSLGVLTNIFLSWLSSPLTAIFVSYSLYRLTWRRLSRLEEAENGRKYIRIFMIASLLFSAYSFGANDVANATGVYLSVTSQYFGLPDSASMLILSVIGSLGIITGGWTIGRRVIETVAFKITKLDYKSGLTAEVSNALTVWLFTTLPSMLIGYGMPISTTHASVSSIIGVGIAKHKSVSSIDKSTIISIFTSWILTLPTTIIMGILTYLILSFVAGYI; encoded by the coding sequence TTGCTTATCATCGGGTACATACTTGCGGCTTTTATAGCTTTCAACATAGGAGGTAACGATGCCGCAAACCCAGTAGACACCGCAGTGGGTTCAGGCGTACTATCCTTAAAGGAAGCACTACTTTTATTTTCTATCGGGGTGTTCATCGGCTCTGTCCTGCAAGGTCATTCCGTAATTAAAACAATTGGAAGAGGGATAATACCGTCTATGACAGCGATAGCTGCGATCTCCGCAGTGATAGCCGGAGGGGCGTGGATACTCCTTGCAACAATAAAAGGAATGCCAGTATCTACAACACAGAGCATCACGGGGGGCGTGATCGGAGTAGGGCTTGGCATGGTTCTTAGAAATGAAATCCCATTCTCCCAGTTATCACTGGGAGTATTGACCAACATATTCCTTAGCTGGCTATCATCACCGCTAACAGCCATATTCGTCTCCTACTCTCTCTATCGTTTAACTTGGAGGAGACTATCTAGATTGGAGGAGGCGGAAAATGGCAGAAAATACATCCGCATATTCATGATCGCCTCACTCCTCTTCTCTGCATACTCATTCGGCGCCAACGACGTGGCTAATGCAACCGGCGTATACTTGTCAGTGACATCCCAATATTTTGGTCTTCCAGACTCCGCGTCAATGCTGATCCTCTCCGTAATAGGATCGCTCGGTATCATAACTGGAGGATGGACCATTGGGCGGAGAGTCATCGAGACCGTTGCGTTTAAGATAACCAAGCTGGATTACAAATCAGGCCTGACGGCTGAGGTATCCAACGCATTAACTGTATGGTTATTTACGACGTTGCCATCTATGCTGATAGGATATGGAATGCCCATATCGACAACTCATGCTTCAGTATCTTCGATAATAGGTGTAGGAATAGCTAAGCATAAGAGCGTTTCATCAATTGACAAATCAACGATCATTTCTATATTTACGTCGTGGATACTAACCCTCCCCACAACCATTATAATGGGCATTCTAACATATCTAATATTAAGCTTCGTAGCGGGGTACATATGA
- a CDS encoding ABC transporter permease, translating to MKTSVIKAIIVKDLKETFRDKTFVFWMIAWPLIWLAITAYVFIPPGVDQPMTMSIGLVNYDTSSGFPVNGSMLVEALKEAQYKDVKLFNVRIYDNKVSLLEDIKRGRIDAGIIIPEGFSELLTIGQATLEVYVGARSAQSTQINRYMLEKFIEEFSKASSEEKIAWVMSYIPEEYAHSEIVERFLKGLANPINASFTEVLPEALISREAWIGWYTIGAIGMTFLYSGLAMGSSALLEEKQKGCLRKILASPITPSELILGKVLSNILSLSITSIVIIISGVFFCGAKIYWSPFRIEHWIVPAMFLVLALLSLGMGSILSLGVKSARGASNLGVSLGLILAFLTGIWFPREWFPEWMRVLAHYSPATWAVDVVRYVIVFEAEPGEVIHYIIGAVLAAVAVLLIGIVVYDRSLRKYLER from the coding sequence ATGAAGACCAGCGTGATTAAAGCGATTATTGTGAAAGATTTGAAGGAGACTTTTAGAGACAAGACTTTTGTCTTCTGGATGATTGCCTGGCCGCTAATATGGCTGGCTATAACAGCCTACGTTTTCATTCCCCCTGGAGTAGACCAGCCTATGACTATGAGTATTGGACTAGTTAATTACGATACATCCTCAGGTTTTCCAGTCAATGGCTCGATGCTTGTTGAGGCCCTGAAAGAGGCCCAGTATAAGGATGTAAAACTCTTTAATGTGAGAATATATGATAACAAGGTTTCCCTGCTCGAGGACATCAAGAGGGGAAGAATCGACGCGGGCATTATAATACCAGAGGGTTTTAGTGAACTCTTAACGATAGGACAGGCGACTCTAGAGGTTTATGTTGGCGCAAGGAGTGCGCAGTCCACCCAAATCAACCGCTACATGCTGGAAAAGTTTATAGAGGAATTTAGCAAGGCTTCTTCTGAGGAGAAGATCGCCTGGGTTATGAGTTATATTCCAGAGGAATACGCTCACTCAGAGATCGTTGAAAGATTTTTGAAGGGACTGGCGAACCCAATAAATGCGTCCTTCACTGAAGTTTTGCCTGAGGCCTTAATCTCTAGAGAAGCTTGGATCGGCTGGTATACTATCGGAGCCATAGGAATGACTTTTCTTTACAGCGGATTAGCCATGGGTTCCTCTGCGCTTCTAGAGGAAAAGCAGAAAGGTTGCTTGCGCAAGATACTTGCATCGCCGATCACACCATCTGAGTTAATACTTGGAAAGGTTTTATCTAACATTTTATCCCTGTCGATCACATCAATCGTCATAATCATCTCTGGCGTGTTCTTCTGCGGAGCGAAAATTTATTGGAGCCCATTCCGCATAGAACATTGGATAGTGCCAGCGATGTTCTTAGTTCTAGCCTTGTTATCCCTTGGAATGGGCTCAATATTGTCATTAGGGGTTAAGAGCGCTAGAGGAGCTTCAAATCTAGGCGTGTCTCTAGGTTTAATATTAGCTTTTCTAACGGGAATATGGTTTCCCAGAGAATGGTTTCCGGAATGGATGCGTGTATTGGCACATTACAGTCCGGCCACTTGGGCTGTAGACGTCGTAAGGTATGTGATTGTCTTTGAGGCCGAGCCAGGGGAGGTTATCCACTACATTATTGGAGCTGTGCTAGCAGCGGTTGCAGTCCTGTTAATTGGTATAGTAGTTTATGATAGGTCGTTGAGAAAATATCTAGAAAGATAA
- a CDS encoding ABC transporter permease, producing the protein MGIKSLFKNADLSRVENDIVEVVIAVLTGFLISGALMVLGGYDPLRAYISLFKSAFGDLYGISTTLSFATPLLLTGLAFAVSVRAGVFNIGAEGQVYMAALGAIMAASLPLPEGLYLLAEFVLGVSLAVIWASIAGILKSQRGVNEVVSTIMLNWIGFWIVEYARTYVYFDRLEPQRTIKIPVEGRLPLLVPGTELYAGIIISIIATFIVYVIMWHTSIGYEIRVTGMNPIAARYGGINVKKSTLYSFFIAGALAGLAGVMEVSGRPPHYAITTGASNLVGLGFDGLAVSLIGRNHPLAIIPAAIFVGALTAGSRGMQIESGVPLEMVKAVQGIIIMVLAIPGLVRILKAWREKK; encoded by the coding sequence ATGGGAATTAAATCCTTGTTTAAAAACGCTGATTTAAGTAGAGTTGAGAACGATATAGTTGAAGTCGTAATAGCGGTTTTAACGGGATTTCTGATTTCAGGAGCGTTAATGGTCTTAGGAGGATACGATCCTCTACGGGCTTATATTTCATTGTTTAAAAGCGCTTTCGGAGACTTATACGGTATTTCAACGACCCTTAGTTTTGCAACACCATTATTGCTGACAGGGCTTGCCTTCGCCGTGAGCGTGAGAGCAGGGGTCTTCAACATAGGGGCAGAGGGGCAAGTTTACATGGCAGCGCTCGGGGCGATCATGGCTGCTTCACTGCCTCTCCCCGAAGGCTTGTACTTGCTTGCAGAGTTTGTCCTCGGGGTTTCTCTAGCCGTCATATGGGCTTCAATAGCTGGGATCCTCAAATCACAAAGAGGAGTGAACGAGGTAGTATCGACTATAATGCTTAACTGGATTGGCTTCTGGATAGTAGAGTATGCTAGGACTTATGTTTACTTCGACCGTTTGGAGCCTCAGAGGACGATCAAAATCCCCGTGGAGGGGCGACTACCCCTACTCGTCCCGGGCACCGAGTTATACGCAGGCATAATAATATCGATCATCGCCACATTCATCGTATATGTGATCATGTGGCATACTAGCATAGGATATGAGATAAGAGTGACAGGTATGAACCCCATTGCCGCGAGATATGGTGGAATCAACGTTAAGAAGTCAACGCTGTACTCCTTCTTCATCGCTGGAGCATTAGCGGGACTGGCAGGTGTAATGGAGGTTTCAGGGAGGCCTCCCCACTACGCCATAACAACCGGTGCATCGAACCTCGTAGGGCTGGGGTTCGATGGATTGGCTGTATCATTGATTGGCCGAAACCATCCCCTGGCGATAATCCCCGCGGCGATTTTCGTTGGAGCTTTGACTGCGGGTTCGCGCGGGATGCAGATAGAAAGCGGGGTCCCTCTTGAAATGGTTAAGGCTGTTCAGGGTATAATTATTATGGTTCTCGCCATCCCAGGACTAGTTAGAATATTGAAAGCCTGGAGGGAGAAGAAATGA